CCGCGTCCAGGTCACCGTCCGGACCCAGGACCAGCACGTCATCCTGTCCGTCCACGGTGCCGGGCCGGGCGTACCCGCCGAGAACGCCGAACGCGTCCTCGAACGCTTCGTCCGGCTCGTCGACGCCCGCTCCCGCGACCGCGGGGGCACCGGGCTGGGCCTGCCCATCGCACGCGAACTCGCCCACCACCAAGGCACCCTTGTCTTCGTCCCCTCCGACACCGGCGCATGCTTCCAACTGCGTCTTCCTCACCCGCCTCCTCGGGCCAAGGACGAGCGCTGAGCCGCGGGCGAAGGTGCGCTCCATCGCGGGAATAGCTTTCGGGGAGTTCCTGTCTCCTGCTCTGTCACCGAATCGGACAAGATCCAGAGTTGTCTTGGGGTCAGTCAGGCTCGCTCGGACTACCAAGCCTGCAGATTGCCGATCCGAAAGCGGGC
The DNA window shown above is from Streptomyces sp. Alt3 and carries:
- a CDS encoding ATP-binding protein; its protein translation is MPTPSTRAPSSPPSPTRSPRRLPADRTVRTAARPPAGAQHGRHRTRLRARRNLVDNATRHATSRVQVTVRTQDQHVILSVHGAGPGVPAENAERVLERFVRLVDARSRDRGGTGLGLPIARELAHHQGTLVFVPSDTGACFQLRLPHPPPRAKDER